The segment TAGGTCTATCACATTACGTCTTGTGGAATTGAAAAATTAGGACAAGCATGGAGGGTAAGACTCATATTTCTGATGACTCCAACAATGTTTACAACAGTCCCATCTAATTGAACTACTCCATTATTCAATGACTCATAAGTCATTCCTAATTTATCTACTAGATGCTTTGGCATGACTAGactacttgcacctgaatctatcatgaaGTTATGTACTAGGAGTTGGCCAATGAATAAAGTAACATAAAAGGGGGGTGCCTTGATTACCTTAGACTGTTGTGACTGTTGTCcactattttgttgaggattaaTAGTTAGTACAACCTCAGAAGCTTGTTGGTTAGAAGACTGAGTAGACAAGGAAAGGTTAGATAGGGCATCATGTAACAAATCCTTTTGCCCGGGTAGAGCTAGGGAATCCCACATTGACACACTAACTTGAGTCTTCTTTAACTGctctaaaatattgaaatcaaTCATACTAACCTTTTGTTGTCCTTTAATGACATCAGTATCTCTTTGAGTTGATGCTGACCATGGTTGGCTTTTAGGTTGATCCTTAGCCACCATAGGTTGTGTTCTCTGAAGAATTTGAGTATTCTGAGAAGAAGAGGGGTCCATTTGGCCTTGTGCACTTGTAGAAGGTTGATTATTGTCTTTATCAATTTGTTGTCCCATGTCAACAACCCTTTTTTAGACTTTGTGTTGGCTGCTACAGGGGTAAAAGACTGACCTTGAGGCTGATTGACCCCACAaaactcctcaccttgccaattcatcaaggTGACATCAGGACTGCCTTGTTTCGTGGATGCAGATTGTTGTTCATTGATTTCCTAAGATCGATTTCTTGGAACAACAACTTTGTTTTGCACCATTAATGCCTGATTCAACATGCCATTGGAGCATGTGGATTGATTATGTGGTTGGTTACAAGGGAAACACCACTCATAATTAGCTACCAAACTATTTTGGACTGGAATAATATCCCTTGAAGAGCTAGGTGTATTGGGATTATACTGCTGAAAAGGCCTTTGGTTTACATTCCTCCTTTGAACCTGAGGATTGGACTGGTATGGGGCTTGATAAGGTGGTTGATTTTGAGCTTTCTTaatattaaccaactcattaccaaAGTTCTGCAAGGTCTTTTGCAAATTAACATTTTGCTCCTTAATATTTATAAACTCTTGCAAATGATTAGGGATATCATGTTCCTGAGCTGCAACCCGAACATTATATGTTGGAAATGAAGGGACAACAACTATGGTAGGTGGAACCACAAGGATAATTGGTTGTATGTCAGCAAAAAATGGCATATGAGGCCTAGGTGCTATTTTCCCTGTTTGGATAAGACTATTCTCAGCCGTAACAACAACATCAAATGTTGTTGGTAAAGTATTTCCCCCCATAGGTTGTATCATAAGTGCAATGTCACTATTTAAAGCCTTTAGGTAAAATAAAAAAGCATAGTCATTAGAGGGTTTTACCGATGCTGAAATTTGATTCCATGTCTTTGGAAATTGGTAGTTGAAGTCCATCATGTGCTCATGAGGAGCTCTTTTTATAGTAGTAAGCTGCTCCACCAATGAGAGATGATCCGACTTGTCTTCAAAGTGTTGGTTCAAACGTTGTCCCAACTGGTCCCATGTAGCTATTGAGTTCACAGGTAAGCCCTCGAATCACTGAAGGGCTTTCCCCTTGAAAGAAGCTGCCAAGAGCCTCAATGCAACATTTTCTGCAACGATGTGATGCACTCCACACAAGGAGGCCACATCTCTTATATGCTCTATGGCTATTGTATGATCTTCACTAGTGAAAAATGACATACTCTTAAGTGTTGCAGTTGGCATATCATCATGCTGAACCAAATTTAATGGACCTCCTTGATTAAAAGGGACAAATGGTTGGTTCCTAGAAGGCTGATTGTGACCAATATTGCTGCTTGAGGTGGTAGCACTACTGGAACTAGTGGTATTTGCTGGTATTTGACTGGAAGAACTTGTAAACAACGGGTTACTATAAGCTGTAACAATAGGATATGAATTAGGAATAATAGGCAAGACACCAACTACTGGATTTGAAACCTTATTAACTACCTTAGTCCTCCTTTTAGGGGGTGATAGCTGGGAATGATGTATTGGGGTTGTACTTTGCCTAGTTTGATATTTTCTCAAATGCTAAGTAGACTGGACTGTTGAAAACCAAAGACTGTGAGTCACCGGGTGTGAAAAATATTATGTTGCTGCACACACCAAGGTAGCGTATGGTGGCCTTCTATGAACTGTAAAGTCCAACAGTCCAATCgggtgtgccaaaaactattgtcacaaggatttgcacccgatgcaaatgtgaaatatctGCAATCTCGtgaaacatgggactactctcaggctgtgggtatcctattgtgAGAGTAGACCTCCGGATTATAGACCGGCTTTCTTTTTGATCACCTCAAACTAACTCAAAATGGACtttggaaaagggatagaaagatTTGTAGAAAATGAAACTACTGCTTAAAAGGTGATCCACCAAACTTAAAAATGACTTGCTttgataatgaactcacaaaaatcCAACAATGAAACTTAACAGCTCATAACTCAACACTACATATTTTGCATAAATGACTCATTCTGATATCTGTATGAAGGAAAACAATATAGTTTTCACAATTTCATTTATCAGATAGCATAACACAATCACTCATCTGCACTATAGCATGCTACACCATGAATTTAATACTGAAGGAAACAGATAAAATGAAGGATTATTGAATAACACAACTATCAACATAACCGCCACATAAAAGCCTCCTTTCTTGATCTATAAAGTTTCCCATagattttttgtaaaaaaattgaacGGGTGCACAATAGAATAATAAGTCAACTTCAAATATGTGCAAAACTAACTGCTACAATCACTCATAAATATATACACACTCAGTCTCAAATAGACAGATTTCATAATCCTATTTTCTGTGCCAGTTTGTTGTAGAGCTCCCATAGTGTTCTGCATAATTGGACTCAATTTGCTTCCATTGCCTCACTAGTCATTGCTATTACTGGATGTTTTGTTGGTAACATTGTCATCTCTCTCTATGATGAGGATGTGGATAGAGCTAAATCTTCTTATTAAGATGCTTTAGAATGTTGATTCTGTTTGTTTGCTTTTGTTGCTACAGAGCAATCTAGATTTTCATTCTAGATACACAGCTTTGTCTCAATAGGAGTTCTAGGGATCGTCCTTTTGCCATAATCATGTTTTGGATTTGTCTGCTTTAATCATGCTTTTCCTGTACACATTTGATGCTCTTTGCTAATTATTGAAACAATTGATCACATTTCACTAACAAAGATTTTAACTTGGGCAACAGTTAACTCTTTTTTTTTACCAATATTCTTGTGCAAAAATTTAAACTTTTGTAGCATAATGTTCAGAAAGATAACATCTACTGTCAAATGGTAGCCAATTGGCACAAAATCTAAAACTCCCATTAACATCATATTCAGATAGATAACATCTGCTGTCAAATTTTATATTTATACAATGAAGCCACACATTTTTCTAACTGAAGTCCAGAGATCCAAGCTAAGGATGCAAAGATCATATgaataaaatatcaaaaaaataatataatattaaaacaaGCTAACGCACTATTGAAGCTCACATCACCCAGAGTATGTCCATTCACTCACAAATATTTCATGAAACAATACAACATATTGTAAGTGCCCAGTATTTTGGTAAACAGATATAGTGAACAAGCTTACAAGCTACATAAACTATAAAAATACTCAACAAATTCCAATGCACAATTTTTTAAGTTTTAATGATCTGTTATGGTTATGATGTGTGGGAATTCCATCTTTGGCAAGAGTGTGGTGGGATTTTGCATCTCTATGTTTGAAGCTTTCTGGTTTGAAAGATTCAATGGAGCTCATATTGGTTGACAGTGTTTGATCCTCTCACTGTATAGTAACAGATCATAACCTTCTGTGAGTTCTCTTTCTCTGCATGCAATTGATATAGGTTGTGCCTTAACCCAAGAAGGTTtagaaagaaaaagttgaatcctTGAATCTAAATCTTGGAGGCATTGCTTTGAGTTTTATTTGAGTTGAGTTGAAATTAATTCATGTTTTCTTGTCACAGCTGATCTCTAAGTGAGCAGGTTTGACAACCAAGgttatcttgaaaccctagatcgCATCTAGTTGAATGTTGCCATTAGATGGCTGTATTGCCTAGAAAGATTTGTAATCTTAGAACTGTTACTCTATCATTTGAAAAACTTGGGTAAATCAAGACTCTGATGGGTTCTAGGAAACATATTGTGCTTGTCCTTTGGTGCTCCCCAAAGAAGCTTTAATTGTAATTAAAGAATGTGGATAGAGTATGTTGACTGTGACAAATAGACTTTGGGATGGCGAGAAAACCCTACTTGTAGAATGTTGTTGTTGTTAGTAATTTTGTTTAAACTCTACCTCATGGTAATGCTAACATCAACTATCCTGATTGTTTCTGAGAAGGCTTTAAGTTATTGGGAAACCTGATCTTCTAGTTGGGAACCCTGATCTTCTAGGGTTCTCTGTATTTCACTTTATGTTAGCAGTGTTAAGTTATATGTTGACAAAGATGGGTTATAACTTGTGTTGACAGTGATATATGGACTTCAATATTGTTCAAGAGGATTGTTCACTGAATATAGAACTTCTTTCCCGCTTGAACCAGTTGCTATAATAATGGACATAATTCTGCAAAAGAATTATAGAAACAATCGCATAATCCAAGAAAaattgctctaataccaatctgatttGTAATTAAGGTGAATACTCCATTAAATATTTCCCCAAAACagattttataaatttttttaatccTAATGTGAACTGATTATTGATGTTTCTATTCTATGTGTGAAATTATAGAAAAAAAGTCCATATGATTCACACAGAGAAAAACAGTCCATATGATAACAAATTTATTAATGTTATTGTGCTTAACAATATAAGGAAGTCTCAAACAACAAATAAGAGCACACTAATCCCATAGAGGAACCCAATTGACACCCAAAAGAGTGTTAAATTCCACAAACTGCTATCTCAAAAGTTGTTAACAAATGATTAAGGCATACATGTACACTCTTTCCCAACAACAGCAATGTCCAAAAGCCATAGAACTCCACAATTTGCACTCGCACTCCCCTAGTCACATTAAGGATTTTGCAAGCATAATTTTACAGCACAAAATTTATGATTATCAGACAAACGAGTTCTTGATAAAGATTAGAGACATGACCAGAAAACAGTCTAGAGTCAACAATAGTCGGACAATAATTATGACTATCAGATGGATATTCAGTGATATCAGCTATTAACACAAAAAATAGCATACTTTTActttattattaaaaatatcaaaatattccCTTGCACTCTAAAGGgtagagaaacaataaaatatttttgtGTAAGGATTAAACTAATTAGAATCAATTATAATCAAAACAAGTGATTACAATCACCTTATCACAAATTTAAAATATAGCAAAGTACCGATTAGTAGATCTCCATATTTGACCCAAATATGGAGAATTTGCTTCACACTCAATGATAAAATGCTTCTTTGATTCAACTATACCCGCCCTTACCAAAAAGAAAAACCCCCCTCTAttctactctattctaccagtcatAAGAGGTATCTAAGTAGCCTGGCAGGGATCGTGTGGAAAAGTCTATAACTTGGCCAGGTAGTCTTTTTTAGTCTTTTTCAGTCTTTTTCACTTTGCTTTTTCCATAAATTTGAGAAGGTTCTGAAAACACTTGGCATTGAAATTTGTGAGGTTAATAAGCCTGAAACAAAATTCAGTAAATTCTTCCAGAGGCTTTTCGCTTGCAATAAATACCTGCAACTCTTCCTCAATACACTGATGGAGAGTTTCCAAAGAAGACTCAGCATAAGCTTGGGAGAGCTCAAATAAATCCTTATGGGCACTTTCATCTTCAGGAAGATAATAACCATAAGCATATGTCCACTTGAGAGCACGCCTGCATTCAACAATCTGAAGCCATGCATCTGTCACAAATGTAAGATGCCAGTCAAATAAGCATGGTATGCCAGCCAACTGTTGTATGCAAGCCAACTGTTTGATCTGAAGAATCTGAAAATGGTTCAGATCTGACTGTGTTTTTTCCCTAGATCTTTCATGGGCTGCCCATCTTTCATAATAATGACTGTATCTGTCCGAGGATTTTATAATGGCCTCTCTCTGTTTTCTCTGTATTTTCTCTCCCTCCGATTCAGATTCCTGATTAGGAAATGTCTCTGTCCCCTCATAATTAACTTGAAATCTGTTGCAAGTAGAATTAAAAGTGTGGGCATTCCAATCCCTAAGGCATAACCAGCAAAATTCAAAGCAGCATGGAGCCACACATGTCATATGCATGCGTCCCTGATTTTTTTCAATTGCACGGCCACATTTTGGGCAGGGCTTTTCTTTAACAATTTTCCAATTTTCtggttctgcattgcctccattctTGAGAACCCATTTTCTAAAAGTATCACAGTCAACAGGACGATGCATCTCCTTTGAGCAGTTCCAGCAAAAATTATAGGAGCATTTGCAGGTCACATCATAGCATTCGCTGATTCCATATTGCAATTCCACAGCATACTCACATCCACGAGCAGGGCACCATTTGATTCTTTCGTCACTCCCAACATAAGTTCTAACAAGAAATTGCTCATATTTTGTTCTGTTCTGTTTCTCTGTAATCAAACAGAGCACAGTGTCTTCGTCCACAGCAGCCCCACATCTTGGCTGAGGACATCTCAAACTGAGGCACCCAATTCCATTTTCCCTGGTTGAGGTCTGAATGTAGTTCATCCAACAGTTGTTACAGAAATAATGGGCTCAAGCAAGGGCTTTCATTTCAGTAATGAAGTGGTCATTCATGCAGATCGAACAGTTTAACTGAAACAGCCCTGAATCTTTTCGCACTTTCTGCTCGTTCGGAAACCATTCATCCAGCAATTTCATATCGTTCCACTTGAAATGTTGCAGGAGAATCGTTGACTCAGCTTGAGATAAACTGCAAATGGATGAAACAGTCTCTATGTCCTTCTCCTGCCGTTCACGGATGTCTTGAAAGCTCAAAACTCTGCAAGGCTTCATGCCACCCTTCTCTTTTTCCTCTTCAGAACTCTCATAAAACTCACCTTCGATATCAGAGGAATCCTCTGATTCGTCATAAATCACGCGACGAACTTTTGTGTAATCCATTTCTTTCCTTCTAATTGGActgttttcctcttccttttaaatggaattatatatatatgattaaaataATATGAGGAAGATGTCACAAGTGAATTTGTACAAGTCCTTTATGATTAAAATAATATGGTTAATTTCAATAAACAAGATACCAAATCCTTTAAATTTTGGATTATGTAAATAATGTTGATGACATTACTGGGATGATGAGAGTTCTATTGTTTTACCTAGTATGGCTAATGAAATATAGATCTTagagataaaaaaattaaaaaattaaaatgatctatcaacaattttttttataataaacctAGTTGGCATTTATGAACGATAAAAACATAGGGCTTAATTCTTGGATGCTAGTGGTTATCAACCACTAGGTCCACTATCATCTATATAAAAGACCAATAAGATATCAAACCACAACAATTGGCAATCGCTATATTACATTAATGGTATGTATATAGATTTGGTATAGTCTATGTAAACCCAAATAGATTAGCCATAAATATCATAAGATACTTTTCAATACCACCGAACCCCATAGTTTAAAGCTATAAGACTCCACCTCAAAAAAATGAcataaaatagagacacaatatcaTTTAGGGATGAGGCAAATTACATGTCTCAAAAACCCATCCTTGACATTGTCCTTATATTTATCACGAGACACAACATTATCAATAGGGGAGACTTAAACAACCTCATTTGAATAATATTTATTACAATAGTCTAAAATATTATAATAGAATTAACAAGAATGCTTAGTACCTTTACACATTTAGTAATTTTCTCAACCACCCATTATAGCAACATGTGTCATCTCTTTGttgtatgaagatgatccaattGACAATTGAAGTAGAATTTTGATTGGTGTAAAACATCTTGAATATCATCATGATGAAGAAAATACCCCACAATATTTGAAAACATAGATGCATATCTTAGTGTTTGAGATGCATAAAAAAAGATTCTCCATTTCCACATATCACTAAAATGTAACAAAAGGTTATAAATGGTAGACAAAACAACAACACTACGTATACAATCGATCTCCTTCACCAAATCCCAAATATGGACCACCCAATGTTGTAACAAGGTTCTTAATCCCCCTTtcaataaataaaatgaaaattacCACATTTCCTCGTAATAAACCctacaatttttttatttctcattattCATAGGCATGAAATCTTTCCCCTTCAAACACTTAGTGTTTCTATCCTTTGCTAACTTATCCTTGGTTAAAGATGTGAGTAGTATTCTAATATATATGACAACATAACAACCTTGAAAACTCTTGATATTTTCTAATATAATGAATCGTATGTTGTCATTGTCTACTTGGAACTAATGTGGCTACTCTAAAAAGATGATTTTTATCCTATCTGCTAATTTTCACCATCCCTTCAATTAATGAAAAACTCATCAATGCCAACCCATTATTTCCTGGTCAAGTATTGACAATCAATTTCCATGCACATTGTACTATTTAAGTAAAAAAAATTATCTAATGAGAAATGTATAGCTAATGTAGTGTCCCTCCCCAATTTATCTTTTGATTCATGCATCGATAGACTTTTTTAGAGTCGTTGATGTTGTTTTGGGTGAAACTTATGACTCTATTGATATCTCAGATGCTTATTGACGATGCTAGACATTTCATATGGATATTTGATATATGATGATCTATGTGGATGATGACATATCTTATACTATTATGATGGATGGACTTATATTTGATGGGTtatatgcactcattattcatggaTGAACTAAATTACTTATGAGATTATGATGTCATCTTGATAGAGCTAACcccacttcatgattatattggatgagttGATGCTATGATTGTCGTGATTGTtgtattcgtgatagagacgatgtcatatcaatTGTTGCGAGAaggatatgatgttgtgattctcgctcacttgcttgatcatttatgatatatgttattgtatatgttgctTTGTGGATATTGGTGGATGTAGGATtgaaggtaccagacatcgactccacctggtctcacaagtctgagcgtgtcttcatcccaatgacaagttgatggagatggcatgagttccttctacacactctaggcttaagttgtcacccTTGTTAGTTTGAGTGTCATGGCGTGAGTCGTCATGTTGGTATCTTTTGTTGGGATGCTCGATCctatgttgggttgccttgtggcattgtgagtatttaattatttaattaattaatatttaatccatatagtttattaatgctaatatattttttattggtaatgggtcgaagccgataaggtgtacataccctaccttgtgggatttgaacttgtgagctctctttcaagagcacaagttctccaccactaggtcaACTCAGGCTGTACTATTTATTATtgctaatttaaataaatgtatagttttgatatttaattattactaggtgatttattaatatttatttactttGATTAATGTTTATTGAGCTTTGATTTATTTGGTGCTTTCATGTTTATTTAATGATTTAATgttgtttgaatttttatttttttaattattattgatCTAATGTTATTATTGTGGCTTTATATTTATTGGGTAATTATTTATATtgccttggtttatttatttattttttgattgatAATGGGCCATAActgtataatatatttattattattatttttacctaGTACACGTTCAGTTCAGTGTGGGCATCGGTAGGAAAGAATCGGACTAAGAAAACCTCCGATATTGCCCAAGGATATTATCCTGGAAAATTACATCAATCAGTTACCGACTGGTTATACAGAATTAAAAACCTtttactcaagtctgcactaacttaatattcatcaatccAAACAGTTATTgtaggagaacatgcatgcatgaaaagatacacaataacaccaagaattatctcgtggaaacccaaatgggagaaaccacggtgtgagttgatgctcacaaaatttgtactcttctagagcacaccctgtaaggagccatccctgttaggagattacaaagacatcgCTAGGTGccaaccggttaagggattttctttaaggcatgTTTGTGCCTTTgccttgttagaggtagccttgttaaaggacttaggatcatcaattaagatgtcagcCGATTAACGGATTTTACAAAGGGatttgttaaagtccacccggttaagggattttgagttgaaatggttagaaaataataggaagttgatctgctggaatagctactaatagcttgatcagatcacaatgaatctcatactcTGTCTGCAtcagttgtgtcttctctgcactacACCAGTTCTCTGCTCATACCCTTGGCTCTGCACTATGTTGgtcctctgctcataccctcggATCTGCAGTCAGtcagtctacttcacacacactttgctatgctaaatcacttagcacttcctcactcttcactctttactttggatcgcctctcacaggatttgcactttgcaaatttttcagtcaaaatgttttgcatgaactcaaaacactttatactccctcTGTCGTCAGGTTTAGGAGTTTCCTtaatcaatgaaatcacaaatcTTGGTAGATTTCAAATCCAAATCTTCCCTCTCTTTCTCTGTGCACCCTACAACAATGccaccaactactcatccaaatctgtcaccgcatcccccaaaaatagcgaCTTCTTGGTCGAGTTAGTCTTTTAAATGCAAACCAGAAAATCCGCAAGAAATCATCgcttaactgcatgatgactgaggttgagttcaccaacctttagtttggcgttACCACAAACTAACCAAATCACCTTTTGCCATCGCAACTTTGTAACCGATCACCGCTCCTAGATTtacggtgaccacctatcttcctacCGGTATACCACTGCGCTCTTCACTACTGGTTCATCCTTTGCTACCGGTTTGCAGTAtttccatcaagcctcttttcctatttgccaatgaggttttggtttgcataggacctcaggccttctttcctaagtcaccttctgtgactacatcatcatcaaaataccgaacttgaagatctgaccttaacaccgatcttcttgaatgacataCCGAATGACTTATTTTGTCTTCCCTTGAATTGATTGAAACTTGATCATCTATCTTTGATActgcttccatgttgtttgcaagccatcacctttgctactgagatacaccactccatcggTCAGTGTTAGTTAtgaatgacaaatctcagctaatatactggttcactagattaaccggttttgtcaatatcagtaattccaacaatctccccctttggcattgatggaaatacttcaAAATCTATCTTATAAGTTGCTCCTGGTCATTACTTCTGCTCTGAGTAATGAGTCTCTCCCCTAGCACTGGCAATACTTTGTTTCCATCGAACCACTTCTAGCAACCCTCTGCTCATCACTACTGCACCTTCAGCAACCCAATGCTCAACACTACTACACACATTCTGCCCACTACTCAACAATACTGAAACactataataatctccccctttgacaacaatgccaaagatgtatttcaaTACATTGACAAGACTACTCCCCCAACC is part of the Cryptomeria japonica chromosome 10, Sugi_1.0, whole genome shotgun sequence genome and harbors:
- the LOC131079176 gene encoding probable E3 ubiquitin-protein ligase ARI7; translated protein: MNYIQTSTRENGIGCLSLRCPQPRCGAAVDEDTVLCLITEKQNRTKYEQFLVRTYVGSDERIKWCPARGCEYAVELQYGISECYDVTCKCSYNFCWNCSKEMHRPVDCDTFRKWVLKNGGNAEPENWKIVKEKPCPKCGRAIEKNQGRMHMTCVAPCCFEFCWLCLRDWNAHTFNSTCNRFQVNYEGTETFPNQESESEGEKIQRKQREAIIKSSDRYSHYYERWAAHERSREKTQSDLNHFQILQIKQLACIQQLAGIPCLFDWHLTFVTDAWLQIVECRRALKWTYAYGYYLPEDESAHKDLFELSQAYAESSLETLHQCIEEELQVFIASEKPLEEFTEFCFRLINLTNFNAKCFQNLLKFMEKAK